Proteins found in one Papio anubis isolate 15944 chromosome 13, Panubis1.0, whole genome shotgun sequence genomic segment:
- the GALT gene encoding galactose-1-phosphate uridylyltransferase isoform X5, producing MTMGQIFQRIPGGLMSRSGTDPEQRQQASEADAAAATFRASDHQHIRYNPLQDEWVLVSAHRMKRPWQGQVEPQLLKTVPRHDPLNPLCPGATRANGEVNPHYNSTFLFDNDFPALQPDAPSPGPSDHPLFQAKAARGVCKVMCFHPWSDVTLPLMSVPEIRAVVDAWASVTEELGAQYPWVQIFENKGAMMGCSNPHPHCQVWASSFLPDIAQREERSQQTYKSQHGEPLLMEYSRQELLRKERLVLTSEHWLVLVPFWATWPYQTLLLPRRHVQRLPELTPAERDDLASIMKKLLTKYDNLFETSFPYSMGWHGAPTGSEAGANWDHWQLHAHYYPPLLRSATVRKFMVGYEMLAQAQRDLTPEQGNQACGWGNHTKAGQ from the exons ATTTTCCAGCGGATCCCCGGTGGCCTCATGTCGCGCAGCGGAACCGATCCTGAGCAGCGCCAGCAGGCGTCAGAGGCGGACGCCGCAGCAGCAACCTTCCGGGCAAGCG ACCATCAGCATATACGCTACAACCCGCTGCAGGATGAGTGGGTGCTGGTGTCAGCTCACCGCATGAAGCGGCCCTGGCAGGGTCAAGTGGAGCCCCAGCTTCTGAAGACAGTGCCCCGCCATGACCCCCTCAACCCTCTGTGTCCCGGGGCCACCCGAGCCAATGGAGAG GTGAATCCCCACTACAATAGCACCTTCCTGTTTGACAACGACTTCCCAGCTCTGCAGCCTGATGCCCCCAGTCCAG GACCCAGTGATCATCCCCTTTTCCAAGCAAAGGCTGCTCGAGGAGTCTG tAAGGTCATGTGCTTCCACCCCTGGTCGGATGTAACGCTGCCACTCATGTCGGTCCCTGAGATCCGGGCTGTTGTTGACGCATGGGCCTCAGTCACAGAGGAGCTGGGTGCCCAGTACCCTTGGGTGCAG ATCTTTGAAAACAAAGGTGCCATGATGGGCTGTTCCAacccccatccccactgccaG GTGTGGGCCAGCAGTTTCCTGCCAGATATTGCCCAGCGTGAGGAGCGATCTCAGCAGACCTATAAGAGTCAGCATGGAGAGCCCCTGCTAATGGAGTATAGCCGCCAggagctactcaggaag GAACGTCTGGTCCTAACCAGTGAGCACTGGTTAGTACTGGTCCCCTTCTGGGCAACATGGCCCTACCAGACACTGCTGCTGCCCCGTCGGCATGTGCAGCGGCTACCTGAGCTGACCCCTGCTGAGCGTGATg ATCTAGCCTCCATCATGAAGAAGCTCTTGACCAAGTACGACAACCTCTTTGAGACGTCCTTTCCCTACTCCATGGGCTGGCATG GGGCTCCCACAGGATCCGAGGCCGGGGCCAACTGGGACCACTGGCAGCTGCACGCTCATTACTACCCTCCGCTCCTGCGCTCTGCCACTGTCCGGAAATTCATGGTTGGCTACGAAATGCTTGCTCAGGCTCAGAGGGACCTCACCCCTGAGCAG ggGAACCAAGCCTGTGGGTGGGGAAATCACACTAAGGCTGGACAGTGA
- the GALT gene encoding galactose-1-phosphate uridylyltransferase isoform X4, translating to MTMGQIFQRIPGGLMSRSGTDPEQRQQASEADAAAATFRASDHQHIRYNPLQDEWVLVSAHRMKRPWQGQVEPQLLKTVPRHDPLNPLCPGATRANGEVNPHYNSTFLFDNDFPALQPDAPSPGPSDHPLFQAKAARGVCKVMCFHPWSDVTLPLMSVPEIRAVVDAWASVTEELGAQYPWVQIFENKGAMMGCSNPHPHCQVWASSFLPDIAQREERSQQTYKSQHGEPLLMEYSRQELLRKERLVLTSEHWLVLVPFWATWPYQTLLLPRRHVQRLPELTPAERDDLASIMKKLLTKYDNLFETSFPYSMGWHGAPTGSEAGANWDHWQLHAHYYPPLLRSATVRKFMVGYEMLAQAQRDLTPEQAAERLRALPDVHYSLGQKDRETATIA from the exons ATTTTCCAGCGGATCCCCGGTGGCCTCATGTCGCGCAGCGGAACCGATCCTGAGCAGCGCCAGCAGGCGTCAGAGGCGGACGCCGCAGCAGCAACCTTCCGGGCAAGCG ACCATCAGCATATACGCTACAACCCGCTGCAGGATGAGTGGGTGCTGGTGTCAGCTCACCGCATGAAGCGGCCCTGGCAGGGTCAAGTGGAGCCCCAGCTTCTGAAGACAGTGCCCCGCCATGACCCCCTCAACCCTCTGTGTCCCGGGGCCACCCGAGCCAATGGAGAG GTGAATCCCCACTACAATAGCACCTTCCTGTTTGACAACGACTTCCCAGCTCTGCAGCCTGATGCCCCCAGTCCAG GACCCAGTGATCATCCCCTTTTCCAAGCAAAGGCTGCTCGAGGAGTCTG tAAGGTCATGTGCTTCCACCCCTGGTCGGATGTAACGCTGCCACTCATGTCGGTCCCTGAGATCCGGGCTGTTGTTGACGCATGGGCCTCAGTCACAGAGGAGCTGGGTGCCCAGTACCCTTGGGTGCAG ATCTTTGAAAACAAAGGTGCCATGATGGGCTGTTCCAacccccatccccactgccaG GTGTGGGCCAGCAGTTTCCTGCCAGATATTGCCCAGCGTGAGGAGCGATCTCAGCAGACCTATAAGAGTCAGCATGGAGAGCCCCTGCTAATGGAGTATAGCCGCCAggagctactcaggaag GAACGTCTGGTCCTAACCAGTGAGCACTGGTTAGTACTGGTCCCCTTCTGGGCAACATGGCCCTACCAGACACTGCTGCTGCCCCGTCGGCATGTGCAGCGGCTACCTGAGCTGACCCCTGCTGAGCGTGATg ATCTAGCCTCCATCATGAAGAAGCTCTTGACCAAGTACGACAACCTCTTTGAGACGTCCTTTCCCTACTCCATGGGCTGGCATG GGGCTCCCACAGGATCCGAGGCCGGGGCCAACTGGGACCACTGGCAGCTGCACGCTCATTACTACCCTCCGCTCCTGCGCTCTGCCACTGTCCGGAAATTCATGGTTGGCTACGAAATGCTTGCTCAGGCTCAGAGGGACCTCACCCCTGAGCAG GCTGCGGAGAGACTAAGGGCACTTCCTGATGTTCATTACAGCCTGGGGCAGAAGGACAGGGAGACAGCAACCATCGCCTGA
- the GALT gene encoding galactose-1-phosphate uridylyltransferase isoform X1 encodes MTMGQIFQRIPGGLMSRSGTDPEQRQQASEADAAAATFRASDHQHIRYNPLQDEWVLVSAHRMKRPWQGQVEPQLLKTVPRHDPLNPLCPGATRANGEVNPHYNSTFLFDNDFPALQPDAPSPGPSDHPLFQAKAARGVCKVMCFHPWSDVTLPLMSVPEIRAVVDAWASVTEELGAQYPWVQIFENKGAMMGCSNPHPHCQVWASSFLPDIAQREERSQQTYKSQHGEPLLMEYSRQELLRKERLVLTSEHWLVLVPFWATWPYQTLLLPRRHVQRLPELTPAERDDLASIMKKLLTKYDNLFETSFPYSMGWHGAPTGSEAGANWDHWQLHAHYYPPLLRSATVRKFMVGYEMLAQAQRDLTPEQVRTQSSLASPDSHMQYVQAPDTSVALVLQSLHKAENSSGREGTAKVRSPRAWKESMVLRSPFSPASSRDPNSHDPDSSHNNLGIPWDSGAAQLFHPLEAPAVLITSLTIPQAHPQWACGIHISYSYFKPQYPAKYLLSTQNSIPLARCGGSRLNPSTLGGQDGRIA; translated from the exons ATTTTCCAGCGGATCCCCGGTGGCCTCATGTCGCGCAGCGGAACCGATCCTGAGCAGCGCCAGCAGGCGTCAGAGGCGGACGCCGCAGCAGCAACCTTCCGGGCAAGCG ACCATCAGCATATACGCTACAACCCGCTGCAGGATGAGTGGGTGCTGGTGTCAGCTCACCGCATGAAGCGGCCCTGGCAGGGTCAAGTGGAGCCCCAGCTTCTGAAGACAGTGCCCCGCCATGACCCCCTCAACCCTCTGTGTCCCGGGGCCACCCGAGCCAATGGAGAG GTGAATCCCCACTACAATAGCACCTTCCTGTTTGACAACGACTTCCCAGCTCTGCAGCCTGATGCCCCCAGTCCAG GACCCAGTGATCATCCCCTTTTCCAAGCAAAGGCTGCTCGAGGAGTCTG tAAGGTCATGTGCTTCCACCCCTGGTCGGATGTAACGCTGCCACTCATGTCGGTCCCTGAGATCCGGGCTGTTGTTGACGCATGGGCCTCAGTCACAGAGGAGCTGGGTGCCCAGTACCCTTGGGTGCAG ATCTTTGAAAACAAAGGTGCCATGATGGGCTGTTCCAacccccatccccactgccaG GTGTGGGCCAGCAGTTTCCTGCCAGATATTGCCCAGCGTGAGGAGCGATCTCAGCAGACCTATAAGAGTCAGCATGGAGAGCCCCTGCTAATGGAGTATAGCCGCCAggagctactcaggaag GAACGTCTGGTCCTAACCAGTGAGCACTGGTTAGTACTGGTCCCCTTCTGGGCAACATGGCCCTACCAGACACTGCTGCTGCCCCGTCGGCATGTGCAGCGGCTACCTGAGCTGACCCCTGCTGAGCGTGATg ATCTAGCCTCCATCATGAAGAAGCTCTTGACCAAGTACGACAACCTCTTTGAGACGTCCTTTCCCTACTCCATGGGCTGGCATG GGGCTCCCACAGGATCCGAGGCCGGGGCCAACTGGGACCACTGGCAGCTGCACGCTCATTACTACCCTCCGCTCCTGCGCTCTGCCACTGTCCGGAAATTCATGGTTGGCTACGAAATGCTTGCTCAGGCTCAGAGGGACCTCACCCCTGAGCAGGTCAGGACTCAGAGCAGTCTGGCTTCTCCAGACTCTCACATGCAGTATGTGCAGGCACCTGATACTTCTGTTGCCCTTGTGCTCCAATCATTGCACAAGGCAGAAAACAGCTCTGGCAGGGAAGGCACTGCCAAAGTTAGGAGCCCTAGGGCCTGGAAGGAGAGTATGGTCCTCAGatctcctttctctcctgcttcctccagGGATCCCAACAGTCATGACCCTGATAGTTCCCATAACAACCTGGGCATTCCTTGGGACTCAGGAGCTGCTCAACTTTTTCATCCCCTCGAGGCTCCAGCAGTCCTTATCACCAGCCTCACAATTCCACAGGCCCACCCCCAGTGGGCCTGTGGCATTCatatttcatattcatatttcaAACCACAATATCCAGCAAAGTATCTTCTGAGCACCCAGAACTCCATaccattggccaggtgtggtggctcacgccttaatcccagcactttgggaggtcaagatgggaggattgcttga
- the GALT gene encoding galactose-1-phosphate uridylyltransferase isoform X2 has protein sequence MKRPWQGQVEPQLLKTVPRHDPLNPLCPGATRANGEVNPHYNSTFLFDNDFPALQPDAPSPGPSDHPLFQAKAARGVCKVMCFHPWSDVTLPLMSVPEIRAVVDAWASVTEELGAQYPWVQIFENKGAMMGCSNPHPHCQVWASSFLPDIAQREERSQQTYKSQHGEPLLMEYSRQELLRKERLVLTSEHWLVLVPFWATWPYQTLLLPRRHVQRLPELTPAERDDLASIMKKLLTKYDNLFETSFPYSMGWHGAPTGSEAGANWDHWQLHAHYYPPLLRSATVRKFMVGYEMLAQAQRDLTPEQVRTQSSLASPDSHMQYVQAPDTSVALVLQSLHKAENSSGREGTAKVRSPRAWKESMVLRSPFSPASSRDPNSHDPDSSHNNLGIPWDSGAAQLFHPLEAPAVLITSLTIPQAHPQWACGIHISYSYFKPQYPAKYLLSTQNSIPLARCGGSRLNPSTLGGQDGRIA, from the exons ATGAAGCGGCCCTGGCAGGGTCAAGTGGAGCCCCAGCTTCTGAAGACAGTGCCCCGCCATGACCCCCTCAACCCTCTGTGTCCCGGGGCCACCCGAGCCAATGGAGAG GTGAATCCCCACTACAATAGCACCTTCCTGTTTGACAACGACTTCCCAGCTCTGCAGCCTGATGCCCCCAGTCCAG GACCCAGTGATCATCCCCTTTTCCAAGCAAAGGCTGCTCGAGGAGTCTG tAAGGTCATGTGCTTCCACCCCTGGTCGGATGTAACGCTGCCACTCATGTCGGTCCCTGAGATCCGGGCTGTTGTTGACGCATGGGCCTCAGTCACAGAGGAGCTGGGTGCCCAGTACCCTTGGGTGCAG ATCTTTGAAAACAAAGGTGCCATGATGGGCTGTTCCAacccccatccccactgccaG GTGTGGGCCAGCAGTTTCCTGCCAGATATTGCCCAGCGTGAGGAGCGATCTCAGCAGACCTATAAGAGTCAGCATGGAGAGCCCCTGCTAATGGAGTATAGCCGCCAggagctactcaggaag GAACGTCTGGTCCTAACCAGTGAGCACTGGTTAGTACTGGTCCCCTTCTGGGCAACATGGCCCTACCAGACACTGCTGCTGCCCCGTCGGCATGTGCAGCGGCTACCTGAGCTGACCCCTGCTGAGCGTGATg ATCTAGCCTCCATCATGAAGAAGCTCTTGACCAAGTACGACAACCTCTTTGAGACGTCCTTTCCCTACTCCATGGGCTGGCATG GGGCTCCCACAGGATCCGAGGCCGGGGCCAACTGGGACCACTGGCAGCTGCACGCTCATTACTACCCTCCGCTCCTGCGCTCTGCCACTGTCCGGAAATTCATGGTTGGCTACGAAATGCTTGCTCAGGCTCAGAGGGACCTCACCCCTGAGCAGGTCAGGACTCAGAGCAGTCTGGCTTCTCCAGACTCTCACATGCAGTATGTGCAGGCACCTGATACTTCTGTTGCCCTTGTGCTCCAATCATTGCACAAGGCAGAAAACAGCTCTGGCAGGGAAGGCACTGCCAAAGTTAGGAGCCCTAGGGCCTGGAAGGAGAGTATGGTCCTCAGatctcctttctctcctgcttcctccagGGATCCCAACAGTCATGACCCTGATAGTTCCCATAACAACCTGGGCATTCCTTGGGACTCAGGAGCTGCTCAACTTTTTCATCCCCTCGAGGCTCCAGCAGTCCTTATCACCAGCCTCACAATTCCACAGGCCCACCCCCAGTGGGCCTGTGGCATTCatatttcatattcatatttcaAACCACAATATCCAGCAAAGTATCTTCTGAGCACCCAGAACTCCATaccattggccaggtgtggtggctcacgccttaatcccagcactttgggaggtcaagatgggaggattgcttga
- the GALT gene encoding galactose-1-phosphate uridylyltransferase isoform X6, with the protein MTPSTLCVPGPPEPMESKVMCFHPWSDVTLPLMSVPEIRAVVDAWASVTEELGAQYPWVQIFENKGAMMGCSNPHPHCQVWASSFLPDIAQREERSQQTYKSQHGEPLLMEYSRQELLRKERLVLTSEHWLVLVPFWATWPYQTLLLPRRHVQRLPELTPAERDDLASIMKKLLTKYDNLFETSFPYSMGWHGAPTGSEAGANWDHWQLHAHYYPPLLRSATVRKFMVGYEMLAQAQRDLTPEQAAERLRALPDVHYSLGQKDRETATIA; encoded by the exons ATGACCCCCTCAACCCTCTGTGTCCCGGGGCCACCCGAGCCAATGGAGAG tAAGGTCATGTGCTTCCACCCCTGGTCGGATGTAACGCTGCCACTCATGTCGGTCCCTGAGATCCGGGCTGTTGTTGACGCATGGGCCTCAGTCACAGAGGAGCTGGGTGCCCAGTACCCTTGGGTGCAG ATCTTTGAAAACAAAGGTGCCATGATGGGCTGTTCCAacccccatccccactgccaG GTGTGGGCCAGCAGTTTCCTGCCAGATATTGCCCAGCGTGAGGAGCGATCTCAGCAGACCTATAAGAGTCAGCATGGAGAGCCCCTGCTAATGGAGTATAGCCGCCAggagctactcaggaag GAACGTCTGGTCCTAACCAGTGAGCACTGGTTAGTACTGGTCCCCTTCTGGGCAACATGGCCCTACCAGACACTGCTGCTGCCCCGTCGGCATGTGCAGCGGCTACCTGAGCTGACCCCTGCTGAGCGTGATg ATCTAGCCTCCATCATGAAGAAGCTCTTGACCAAGTACGACAACCTCTTTGAGACGTCCTTTCCCTACTCCATGGGCTGGCATG GGGCTCCCACAGGATCCGAGGCCGGGGCCAACTGGGACCACTGGCAGCTGCACGCTCATTACTACCCTCCGCTCCTGCGCTCTGCCACTGTCCGGAAATTCATGGTTGGCTACGAAATGCTTGCTCAGGCTCAGAGGGACCTCACCCCTGAGCAG GCTGCGGAGAGACTAAGGGCACTTCCTGATGTTCATTACAGCCTGGGGCAGAAGGACAGGGAGACAGCAACCATCGCCTGA
- the GALT gene encoding galactose-1-phosphate uridylyltransferase isoform X3 yields the protein MTPSTLCVPGPPEPMESKVMCFHPWSDVTLPLMSVPEIRAVVDAWASVTEELGAQYPWVQIFENKGAMMGCSNPHPHCQVWASSFLPDIAQREERSQQTYKSQHGEPLLMEYSRQELLRKERLVLTSEHWLVLVPFWATWPYQTLLLPRRHVQRLPELTPAERDDLASIMKKLLTKYDNLFETSFPYSMGWHGAPTGSEAGANWDHWQLHAHYYPPLLRSATVRKFMVGYEMLAQAQRDLTPEQVRTQSSLASPDSHMQYVQAPDTSVALVLQSLHKAENSSGREGTAKVRSPRAWKESMVLRSPFSPASSRDPNSHDPDSSHNNLGIPWDSGAAQLFHPLEAPAVLITSLTIPQAHPQWACGIHISYSYFKPQYPAKYLLSTQNSIPLARCGGSRLNPSTLGGQDGRIA from the exons ATGACCCCCTCAACCCTCTGTGTCCCGGGGCCACCCGAGCCAATGGAGAG tAAGGTCATGTGCTTCCACCCCTGGTCGGATGTAACGCTGCCACTCATGTCGGTCCCTGAGATCCGGGCTGTTGTTGACGCATGGGCCTCAGTCACAGAGGAGCTGGGTGCCCAGTACCCTTGGGTGCAG ATCTTTGAAAACAAAGGTGCCATGATGGGCTGTTCCAacccccatccccactgccaG GTGTGGGCCAGCAGTTTCCTGCCAGATATTGCCCAGCGTGAGGAGCGATCTCAGCAGACCTATAAGAGTCAGCATGGAGAGCCCCTGCTAATGGAGTATAGCCGCCAggagctactcaggaag GAACGTCTGGTCCTAACCAGTGAGCACTGGTTAGTACTGGTCCCCTTCTGGGCAACATGGCCCTACCAGACACTGCTGCTGCCCCGTCGGCATGTGCAGCGGCTACCTGAGCTGACCCCTGCTGAGCGTGATg ATCTAGCCTCCATCATGAAGAAGCTCTTGACCAAGTACGACAACCTCTTTGAGACGTCCTTTCCCTACTCCATGGGCTGGCATG GGGCTCCCACAGGATCCGAGGCCGGGGCCAACTGGGACCACTGGCAGCTGCACGCTCATTACTACCCTCCGCTCCTGCGCTCTGCCACTGTCCGGAAATTCATGGTTGGCTACGAAATGCTTGCTCAGGCTCAGAGGGACCTCACCCCTGAGCAGGTCAGGACTCAGAGCAGTCTGGCTTCTCCAGACTCTCACATGCAGTATGTGCAGGCACCTGATACTTCTGTTGCCCTTGTGCTCCAATCATTGCACAAGGCAGAAAACAGCTCTGGCAGGGAAGGCACTGCCAAAGTTAGGAGCCCTAGGGCCTGGAAGGAGAGTATGGTCCTCAGatctcctttctctcctgcttcctccagGGATCCCAACAGTCATGACCCTGATAGTTCCCATAACAACCTGGGCATTCCTTGGGACTCAGGAGCTGCTCAACTTTTTCATCCCCTCGAGGCTCCAGCAGTCCTTATCACCAGCCTCACAATTCCACAGGCCCACCCCCAGTGGGCCTGTGGCATTCatatttcatattcatatttcaAACCACAATATCCAGCAAAGTATCTTCTGAGCACCCAGAACTCCATaccattggccaggtgtggtggctcacgccttaatcccagcactttgggaggtcaagatgggaggattgcttga